In Acidobacteriota bacterium, a genomic segment contains:
- a CDS encoding HAD-IA family hydrolase, with the protein MPIDRMQHGAVPIEGSTESAAHPRRLKAIFFDAGGTLIHLDSSYICDAVSSELSVELFADNFRKAQFLGMRRVAELVAAGAGSTETLKREFYSTLLPEVGVSKEQLAAAVECVLRLAQSEMLWRQSDETTAAALTALKARGLILGVVSNSDGRIESAFEQAGLASYFDFFIDSFHVGVEKPSPGIFRLATDRADVPPSEAAYVGDLYWVDVVGARNAGLLPILYDPFDLNSKAACMSIRSIEELLTLTR; encoded by the coding sequence ATGCCGATAGACCGAATGCAGCACGGGGCCGTCCCGATTGAGGGCTCAACAGAATCAGCGGCCCACCCTCGACGCCTCAAAGCCATCTTCTTCGACGCCGGTGGAACGCTGATCCACCTCGACTCCTCTTACATTTGTGATGCCGTCAGCTCAGAGCTAAGCGTTGAACTGTTCGCGGACAATTTTCGGAAGGCCCAGTTTCTGGGGATGCGTCGAGTGGCAGAGCTGGTCGCGGCCGGAGCCGGCTCTACCGAGACACTCAAGCGAGAGTTTTACTCAACGCTGTTGCCTGAGGTCGGTGTGTCGAAGGAACAGCTCGCTGCTGCGGTCGAGTGTGTCCTGAGGCTTGCGCAAAGCGAGATGCTCTGGCGTCAGTCGGATGAAACTACTGCTGCAGCTCTGACCGCGTTGAAAGCGCGCGGCCTGATTCTCGGAGTCGTATCGAACAGCGACGGGCGAATCGAGAGCGCGTTTGAACAAGCCGGGCTGGCGAGCTATTTTGATTTCTTCATCGACTCTTTTCACGTCGGCGTCGAAAAGCCGAGTCCTGGGATCTTTCGATTGGCGACCGACCGCGCGGATGTCCCTCCCAGTGAGGCGGCGTACGTTGGCGATCTTTATTGGGTTGATGTAGTAGGCGCTCGGAACGCGGGTCTGTTGCCAATCCTATACGATCCATTCGACCTAAACTCAAAAGCGGCCTGCATGAGCATCCGTTCGATCGAGGAGCTGCTGACTCTGACTCGGTGA